The nucleotide sequence GGTGCGGGATATGGGGACCAGCGTGCTGCTGGTGCGGCCTGCCGAATATGTGCCCCAGGTTCGCGTACGCCTCACCGACGGTCGCTATAGCCCGGCCTTTGGCGGCGAGGGCGGCATCATGATCAACGGCGAGGGCCTGAACGTGGCCAAGAACAGCGCCAGTCACCCCAATAACGGCCTGGCCGCGCTGGAGGTGCGGCGCAGCGACGGCAGTGGCTGGGTGCAGGTGTGGCCTTGAGACGCTCGGAGCGGCTGGCCGAATTTTTTTTGAAGGGCGGCGCAGTCTATGTGAGCCCGCGGGGGATCGCAACAACGGGATGGTGGGAGATTTGGACCCAGGAGAGGGATGGGCACCCTGGGTATCTCTTCGCCCGTTCAGATACGCACACCGCCTACGGTGATTCACTGGAAAGCAGCCAGCAAGCGCTGAATAAATGGTTTGAATACCACTTACGGCGCTTCTCCTTCCTGAATTTTCTTCATGTCCTGACTATCCCGGAGGGCTGGCATCTGGTTGGAGGCTACGAGTCGTCGAATGTCTGGTATGCCGTGATCAGCGATGATCCGGCTGACGCTCCCTTTCGGCCATCGTGGGTTTTTGGGGAAGGTAGATCGCCAGAGGTGACGTATGCCCCTGGTGACTGTGTCGGTGCGGGCCTCTATGTGGGTGGGGGATATGTACCCCCCTACAACGTGGGATTCGTGACCTGGGAAGGACATTGGGATAGCCAACCAGCCATTCAATACGAGCTTATTCCTGAGCAGCGCAATACAGGCCAACAAGCTCGGACGCACAGCATCACTCCACTTGAGTCCGTCATGCGTATGGTTGTGGTTCCTGATCCTGGGAGCGGATTTGAGCCAGTGGTGGTCAGCGTGACGCGCTGCGCGGTGTGCCGGGTCGTGTTTCATACCCCTCCAGAATTGCTGGCTGAGCTCCCTACGGCGGGCCATGAGCGGCTATGGAATACGCGGCGTTTGATGCGGCGCGGTCTGGCAAATGGGGGAGAGGTGCGTGAGCGCAAGACATGGGGCGGTACCGCTGTAGGGCTAGCAACGGTTGAGGGAACCTGATGAGGCGACTGTTTACAACGATGCAGGCTCTTCCGAGGAATCGGAAGAATCAACTCTATCTGCGGGATTACATGCTCGATGAGCCGCATGACCTGCTCCAGTTCCTCACCCTGAGCCTACTGGCGGCGGTCATGGAAGATGAAGGCAAGGACCTGGATGTGCATGGGCTTTTGGCGCTCTCGGGTGTGCGTGCGGTGGGCACACGCCTGACGGTGTCCTACGTCGCGGCCATCGTGCGTGGGGTGCCGGTGGTTCTGAAAAACGCCGAAGTGGAAACTGCCGGGATGACGCCCGGGGCACAGATGGCCCTCTACGTGACTGCGGATCCATTGTATTCAGCACACGACACCCAAGATCCCGCCACAAAGGAGCACCTGACGCACGAGCTGGCCACGGGGTATGGGCAGCTGCGGGTGCTGCCGTTGAGTCCAGAAACAGACCTGCACGCCTCGGGCGTGCGCCTGGCTACATTTACGGCGGGTTCACCCATGACAAGTGTGCGGATCGAGGCTCCCAATTTGGGGCTGCGGGGGTTGGCGAGCCGCTACGGCCCAGACAACCCCGTCCCCCTCTCCACTGATTTTCTGCCCGCCACACTGGTGCCGGAGGCGTTGGAACTGGCACAGTTTGTGGGGGAGCGAGTGCCGGGTATTTACGGTGATTTCACGACGCCCAACCGCACGACATACTTGGCTGGGGTGCGCCTGCAAAATGATCCAGCCAATCCGCCCGATGGTGAGGGGCGAGTGCTACGGCTGTACCGGGTGTTGGATGGGGCCCTGTTGGCGGAGGCTGAGGGGACAGTTCAGGGAAATGTAATACGCCCCATATTCCCGGAGCCGGTGGAGCTGGCCCCCAATACCCTGTATCGCCTGGCAATGTGCGGTCCTGGGGATGCCTGGGTAACCATGGGTGGAAATCGGGCATCGCTGCCCCCTGCGGAGGGCTTTGCCTTCGGGCATGCGGGAATCTGGTGGAGTAGTCGGAGCGCTATGCCCAGCGACCAGGACAACGACCGACGCGCGAACCAGGCTCCACAGTGGCAGCTCCTCGTCTCCTCTGGTGTAGCCCGCTCCGGTGTTGTGGGCCGTCTAGGCCGGAGCGCGCTGCCCCGCTCGACAACGGCTCTCCCCCTGGTGGATGGTGAGGCCTACATCCTGGCGGTGCCAGGTGCGGCCCCCGAGCTGCGCGCACGAGAAGGGGGAGTGGAATACCGCGTGCAGATGGTGCCCGTGTGAGGCGGAACGGCGCTCAGGCGGCCCTGCTCATCGGTGGCGTAGGTGCGGGTCTGGTGCTGCTCACCAACCGCGCCGCCACGCCGAAAAAAGTGGCACCCACACCAAGCACCCCACCCATCAGGGTGCCCACGACGCCCACCGTCCCCACCCCGACGGCACCCAGCGTGCCGCCCGCGAGGAGCAGCCGTTCCCGGTTGATCGATCAGTGCGAGGCGGCCATCTACGCCGAGATTCCGGCGCGGCGGCTCTCGCCCCAGGCGTCGCGGACCCTCGCGGTGAACCTGGTGACGGTGTGCGAGGAGCTCCACTATCCGCTTGACCTCGCCTTCGGGCACGCGCGGGCGGAAAGCGACCTGCAACTGCTCGCCCGCAACGCCAGCAGCGGCGCGGTGGGTCCCCTTCAGGTCACGAGCGTCGCGGCGCAGCAGGTGGGCATTCGCTGGCCGGTCGAATCGCCAGCGACGCAACTGGAGGTCGGCCTTCGCTACATGCTGTGGTTGCGGCGGACCTTCCCGGAGTGCAGCTCAAGCGTGAAGGTCACCCTCCAGCATTACGGCATGGGGCGTGGCAACTGGCTGAAGTACCGGGCGAATGGGTGCGCTGGGGCCTGCTTGAGCAAGGTGAGCGTCCTGCGTGCCGAATGCGGCTGCGGAAACCGGCCCTACAGTGCCCTCGTCATCGCCACCGCCAAGAAGTACCCGCAACTGCATACCGTCCCGTGGTGGGGGAACTGACATGAACGAACAGCAGAAGAATGTCCTGATGGGTGCGGGCATCATCGCCCTGGCCGTCATCGCCGGAAGTTTCATCATCGCCGACAAGCTCAGCCGGTCCCTAGAAGAGAAGAACTTCTGGGCGGGCAGCAACATTCCCGACGTGGCCCAGGACGTCCACAACGTCACGGGCGGGATCAGTCAGATCATCACGAACATCGGCGGCTGGACGCGAGCCTGAACTTTATACGACTGAACACCTATAGGTGATTAGGTGTGCCTTCATCATGTTCTCCTCGGCCTGACGGAGGGATTCCGGGGCCTTGTTGCGCGGCGGCCTGGGCTTATGCCTGAGGTCGCCGCGACCGGGAGGAATTCTAGCGTTCAGGGCACGGTGGGTGCGGGCACGCGGACAGGTGGGTTTCCCTCGGGTTGCTTTTCCAGGTTCACGACGTATCCCAGCAGTTCCCTGCCCAGCAGCACCGTTCGCAGGGTGCCGCTCAGCTTTGTTCCGGCGATCTCGCCGCGCAGGGTGCCGCGCCACTTGTCGCCGTCCTCGTAGAGATTCACGTCGAGGGTACCGCCCTCCCCGGCCCGCTGGAACTTGCCGCTGACGGCATATGCCTTACGGCTTTCCAGATTGGTGATCACGCCGCTCGCCCGGCCTTCGCGCTCCTGTACGTACAGGATCAGGCGGTAGGGCACCCGGCCCGTGCCGCCCACTCCGATGCCCTCGTAGGTGCCGTTGATCGCACGTTCCAGCGGTGTGTTGGCGGCGATGTAGGCACCGAAGGCGCACCCGGTGAGACCGGGCAGGAGCGCGGCGACGAGCAGGACGCGGTGCGGGCCGTGTGAACGCATGCCGCAGCCTAAGCAGCCCTCATGAAACGTGTCTGACGGCGCACTGCGCGGGATTTACGGTCGGTCGGGCTGCGGCAGCGGGTACGACGTGCCGCCTACGGCCTGGAGGCGGCCCTCAGGCTGTGCATACGTGGCGTTGATCAGACCGGTGCGGTGCTGCCGGAACCAGTCGCGCAGCGCGGGAGACTTCGTGAATACCCGCGTCCGCAGCACCTCTTCGGCCTGCACGCCCTGCCCGGCCAGGATCATATTCGCGTAGTACCCGCCCAGCCGGGCACGCAGTTCCTCGGGGAAGGCGCCAGGTTTGCCCAGGCTGCCGAGCAGGTCGCGGAGGTTGCGGGTCGCCTCCTGCGCGGGGAGAGAGGCATAGGCGCGGGTCCGGTCGGCCAACCGGACGCCGTCCCAGCCCAGGACCGTCAGCAGGGCCGGGCTCACGGCAAAACTCCAGTCGTAGGAGGCGAGGCTGTCACTCGCCAAGACGAGTTCCTTGGTGCCGTCGCCGTTCAGGTCCGTGAAGCGCACGCCGTAGTTTCCGCCCTCGATGATGGCGAGGTTCTCCACGCTTCCGGTGTCCTGCGTGAAGATGTAAGACGTCGAGCAGCAGTGGGCTCCGCCCGAGAAGGTGGACAGGACCAGTTCGGGCTGGCCGCCGGGCCGCAGCGGTTGCAGTTCCGCCGCTACGTTCCACCCCTTGACGGTCAGAACCGTCCGGCTGCCGTTTTTTACGGTGGCCCGCGCCTCCGCGTCGCCGTTCTGGGAGGGTCGTGGCGTGACGGTCACGGTGAGCTTGCCCCACCGCAGCACCTCCGCTCGGGCGGGGGAGAGCAGGGCGAGCAGACCGGCCAGGACGAGACCACTTTTCACGTTAGCGACCCGGCCCTTCTACAGCCAGCGCGAGGCCCAGCAGCCGGTCATCCTCGTCACGGCGCCCTACGAGCTGCACACCCACGAACGGGGCGGAGGAGGGGAGGGCCACGGTGGGCACCCCCAGCAGGCTAAACGGCGCGGTGAGGCGCAGCACGGCGCGGCGCAGGGGCAGGCGGCCTTCCCCCACCGCAACCTCGTCCTGGCCGAAGAGGGGGGGCGGTGTGGGCACCGCGGGTGCGAGCAGCACGTCGCAGCGCGAGAGCAGGTCGTCGAGCTGGGCCCGGTAGACCGCACGGCGCCCATGCGCGGCCTCCACCTCTTCCGGCGTCAGCGCCTGCCCCTGCCGCAGCGAGGCCAGGGTGAAGGGCAGAAAGCCGGGCTCCGCCTGCGCAAGCGCCCCCGCATGAACGCGCGCGGCCTCGCTCAGGACGATGGGCGAGTAAGCATCGAGGACTTCGGGAAAGGAGACGTTTTCCACCGTGGCCCCCAGCTCCTCCAGCCGCCCAGCGTAGAGCTCCGTGGCCTCCCGCACCGTGTCGTCCACCCAGCCCCCGGGGAGCCACCGGCCGACCCGGATTCCCGCCCAGTCCTGGGGCGCCACCTTCTGGCCGGTCAGCGCCTCCTGCACCCGCACGACCATTCGCATGTCCCGCGCGAGCGGCCCGGCGTGGTCACAGGTTGTTGAAAGCGGCAGGACGCCTGTCGTGCTCCAGTGGGGGTGTTCCCCCGTCGGCTTGTATCCCACCACGCCGCACCACGCCGCTGGAACGCGGATGCTGCCGCCGGTATCGGTGCCCAACGCGAAATCAACCTGACCGAGCGCCACGCTGACCGCCGCCCCGCTGCTGCTTCCGCCCGGCACCCGCTCCAGGTCGAAGGGGTGGGTGGTGCCCCCGTAGCCGTTCATCCCGGTGATGCCGAGCGCGATCTCGTGCAGGTGCGTCTTGCCCAGCGCCGTGGCGCCCAGCTCAAGCAACCGCCGCACCAGCACGCTCTCTCCGGGGTCGGGCACGGGTGCGCGGGTGCTTGCCGTGAGCGGCCAACCCGGGACGCCGTACAGGTCCTTGATGCTGAAGGTCAACCCGGTCAGCGGGCCGTCCGCCGTTCCGAACAGGGGAGCGGCGGGCCGGTAAGCCCAGGCCCGTTGAGGATCAGGAGGGGGTGTCGTCATGCCTGCCTCCTAGAACGGCAGAATGGCCGGTTGCTGCCACACGCCCTGGGCGAGGGTGAAGGGACCGAAGGTGGGGCGGCCCAGGGGCCCGAGGTCAGCGGTAAAGCGGCCGTCCACACGGTAGGCGACCTCTTGGCCGCGCGCCACCCGCAAAAAGGCCCCGGCGGTCTGAAGGGTGACGGGCAGGCTCAGGAACGCGAGCTGTTCGCTCTCGCCCCGTGCGGGGAGGTTCACGTTGGGCAGATTCACCGTGCCCACGTCCTCCCCGTCGAGGACCAGACGTCCGCTGATGTTGGCCAGACGCACCGGCACGGGATTGGGATTGCCCACGCGCAGCCGCAGCGTGACGCTGGCAAGCGCAGGATTGGGGCCGCTGGGCAGGCTGAGCCCGGTCAGACGAACACTCTGCACCGCGAAGGTCGGGACCTGAATGGTCGCTGGCGCGGGGGCGCAGGCGCCCAGGCCAAGCGCGAGCAGGGGGGGCAGGAGCAGCTTTTGCATGAGCCTACCCTAGCGGGTTTTGGTGGCCGGGAACCGGACTGCTACGCTGGGGGCATGAAGCGGGTGATGGCGGCCCTGGCGCTGGCCGGAGCGTGGGGGGGCACGGCGGGTGCGGCGAGCCTCGATTTCGGCGCGGCGTACCGAACGGGGGGAGGCGGCCTGCTGCGCGCGGGCGTGAGCAACGTGGCGGCTGGACCGGGAACCGTCGCGGCGGCAGTGTCGAACCGGGCCGTAGAGGCGAGCGTAACGCGGGGGCTGAGTCTGCCCCCAGCAGGCGCGGCAAGCGCCCGAGTGGACGCGGCCCTCACCTGGCAGGGGGGGCTGCGTCTATCGACCGATGCCGCCGGAACACTCGGCCCGGTGGCCCTGAATCTGGGAGCAGCCTTGTTTACCGTGCGAGCGACCGCCGTAGACCCCTTGGCCGCCTGGTCGCTCGCCCCCACCGATCTGCGAGTGAGCGGCTGGAACGCTGGCTTCACGGCCCGCTACCGCGTGAACCGCACCCTGGTCGCGCTGGTGGGCGGCGAGTTCGGCCCGCAGAACCATCTGCTGGGCGGGGTCGAGTGGCGGCGCGACCTCACGCGCGTCCTTCCGCCCGCGGAGGGGGAGGCTCCGGAGGGCGAGCCAGAAACGGAGCGTACCGGCACGCTGGCGCTGCGGTTGGGCGCGCGGGCGGGCCGGGACGTGCTCGGCGTGACCGGGGGGGTGACGTACAGCACGGAGGCGGGTTTTGGCCTGGCCCTCGACGTGCTCGCCGGGCCGGGCCCCTGGGGGGTGGTGGGGAGTCTGAGCGCTCCTGACGTGTGGCGCGGGGGGGCGCGGCGCGGCTGTACGTCGCCTACGAACCGTGGCGGCGGGCGAGTGCACCCCTGCGGGCAGGGCTGGAGGGCACCTTGCCGCTTGGCCCCGGCACCCTTAGCCTCGATGTGCGGGGCGGCACGGGGGGCATGGGGGCGCGCGTTGGGTACCGTTTCCCACTGGGCAGCACCCCGGACGAGGAGCCTTAGGCCACTGCGCGAGCAGTGAACGCCCCGTCAGCCTGTGCCCTTCCTTCTCATACGGGGGGGTGAAAGACTTGCTGGCGTGAACCGAATTCTTCCTCTTCTGACCCTCGCGCTGCTGCCCGGTGCGGACGCCCAGACCGCGCAGGACATCCTGAACCGGGTAGACGCCGCGCAAAAGGCCGCCAAGGACGTGAGTTTCCGCCTACAGGGCAGCGCGACCCTGGAATCCTCACCCCAAAAGATTGACCTCACGGTCAAGAGCATTCCCGCGCAGGGGGTGGCGCGCCTCCAGTTCGCTGCCCCCGATGCGCTAGCGGATAACATCGTGGTGGCGGACCGGAATGAGGTGCGGCAGTACCTTTTTCTGACCAACCAGATCACGGTGACGCCCCTGAAAAAGGCGGCTGATCAGGCTGGTTTTGGCGGGCTGGACTTCACCCAGCTGAGCAATGCGGCGACCCTGCTCAACCAGTACAACGTCAAGCTGCTGGGTACGGCGACTGTGGGTGGCCAGAAGGTCTATCAGCTCGAAGCGGCGCCCAAGAACGGGGGCACGGGAGACCGGGCGCGCGTCTGGATCACCGAGGCGGGCTGGCGGCCCACCCGAATCCAGCTGCTCGGCACCGGCAACAGGGTGCTTGCTGACCTGAATGTCACCAACTACCGCGTGAACAGCGGCCTGACCGTGGCGGGCCTCAAGGCGCTGCCCAAGGACGCGCAGCTGATCCGTCAGTAACCTGTTACCCGTTTCGGGAACCGTTGCGGCAAAGCGGTTCCCTCTTCCTTTTGCCGAAATGGCAGGGAGAGGAGCTGACCGTCCAGCCCCAAGCCAGCGCCCCCCACCGCTGGGGCAGGGGCGTGGTCGTTAGAAGCGTTTCGCGAGGTCTGGTCAGCTGAGGACGCGGCGAGCACCGATGTACCGACTGGCCCAGTAGGGGTTACCGAAGAGGGGCTCGATGATCGTGCGGCCGCGGTAGCTGTTGGCGTTCGCCATCTGGCCGCCGCCAACATAGATGCCGACGTGGCTGACGCCACGGCCCGTGGTGTTAAAAAAGACCAGGTCGCCGGGTTGCAGGTTGCGGCTGCTGACGGGACGCCCGGTATTCCACTGCCCAGCCGCGGTACGGGGCAGCCGAATGCCCATCTGTTGAAACACGCGCATGGTGAAGCCCGAGCAGTCCAAGCCGCCGTTTCCCGTGCCACCCAGCGCGTAGCGGATGCCCAGGAAGCGGCTGGCGGCCGTGCGGATAAAGGCGCCGCCACTGTTCCAGCCCGCAGGTTTGACCTGAGCGCTGCCCGCCGGACTCTTCTTGGTGGACGGGGCGGCCTTGGGCTGGGCAGCGGTGGCCACCGGCTTTTGCCCCTTTGTCTGGCCGGAGGGCACCTTGGCAGGTTGAGCCTGGGCTGCCGGAGCCGTCGTGGCCGCAGGGCCAGCTTGGCCCACCTGGAGTTGCTGTCCGACCCTCAGCGTGGTGCTGCTCAGCCCGTTGAGGCGCATCAGCTCGGCGGGTTCGAGGTTGTTGGCGAGAGCGACCCGGTAGAGCGTGTCACCCGCTTTCACGGTGTAGGTGGCAGCACCGGCACAGCTACCAAGCGCGGCGGCCATCAGGAGGGTACGGAACGCTTTCATCGACGGGGGAAGTTTAACTGGCCTTTATTTTTTTTGCCTTAATCCTTGGGCGAACTGACAGTTTTTATGCGCCTATACGAGCTCTATGCGCCCCCTTGCTCGATGAAGACGAGGAAAACCGTGCCTCTCCCCTTAGGTTTCTCAGAAGAGGCCTCATTTCTGGATTGCTCCTCTGGAAGCTGTCCTGGTCGAAAACGAGACGAAATTTTGGACTCAGGGTACAACTCATTTTTCTCATTCCATGTGCTCGGAGAACGGGTTGTTCCTGGGCGGGTTCTGCTGCGGGGGGCGGGCAGCCTATACTCAGCGCTGTCAGGCCGCCTCGGGCCACC is from Deinococcus sp. YIM 77859 and encodes:
- a CDS encoding C40 family peptidase produces the protein MKAFRTLLMAAALGSCAGAATYTVKAGDTLYRVALANNLEPAELMRLNGLSSTTLRVGQQLQVGQAGPAATTAPAAQAQPAKVPSGQTKGQKPVATAAQPKAAPSTKKSPAGSAQVKPAGWNSGGAFIRTAASRFLGIRYALGGTGNGGLDCSGFTMRVFQQMGIRLPRTAAGQWNTGRPVSSRNLQPGDLVFFNTTGRGVSHVGIYVGGGQMANANSYRGRTIIEPLFGNPYWASRYIGARRVLS
- a CDS encoding amidase, whose translation is MTTPPPDPQRAWAYRPAAPLFGTADGPLTGLTFSIKDLYGVPGWPLTASTRAPVPDPGESVLVRRLLELGATALGKTHLHEIALGITGMNGYGGTTHPFDLERVPGGSSSGAAVSVALGQVDFALGTDTGGSIRVPAAWCGVVGYKPTGEHPHWSTTGVLPLSTTCDHAGPLARDMRMVVRVQEALTGQKVAPQDWAGIRVGRWLPGGWVDDTVREATELYAGRLEELGATVENVSFPEVLDAYSPIVLSEAARVHAGALAQAEPGFLPFTLASLRQGQALTPEEVEAAHGRRAVYRAQLDDLLSRCDVLLAPAVPTPPPLFGQDEVAVGEGRLPLRRAVLRLTAPFSLLGVPTVALPSSAPFVGVQLVGRRDEDDRLLGLALAVEGPGR
- a CDS encoding outer membrane lipoprotein carrier protein LolA, with the protein product MNRILPLLTLALLPGADAQTAQDILNRVDAAQKAAKDVSFRLQGSATLESSPQKIDLTVKSIPAQGVARLQFAAPDALADNIVVADRNEVRQYLFLTNQITVTPLKKAADQAGFGGLDFTQLSNAATLLNQYNVKLLGTATVGGQKVYQLEAAPKNGGTGDRARVWITEAGWRPTRIQLLGTGNRVLADLNVTNYRVNSGLTVAGLKALPKDAQLIRQ
- a CDS encoding LEA type 2 family protein; this translates as MQKLLLPPLLALGLGACAPAPATIQVPTFAVQSVRLTGLSLPSGPNPALASVTLRLRVGNPNPVPVRLANISGRLVLDGEDVGTVNLPNVNLPARGESEQLAFLSLPVTLQTAGAFLRVARGQEVAYRVDGRFTADLGPLGRPTFGPFTLAQGVWQQPAILPF